The Gemmatimonas sp. sequence GCGTGAGCTGGGGGTGGAGCAGGTCCGGGATTTCCTGACGCATCTGGCGCGCGACGAACAGGTGAGCGCGAGCACGCAGAATCAGGCGCTGGCGGCGTTGTTGTTCCTGTATCGTGAGGTGTTGGGGCTGCCGATTGCCGGCGCCATGCAGCACTTGCACGCCAAGCGACCGGAACGCGTGCCGGTGGTGATGACGCGCGACGAGACCCAGCGCGTGCTGCAGGCGATGCGAGGGACGACGCGATTGATGGCGTCGCTGATGTACGGCAGCGGCATGCGGATGATGGAGTGCTGCACGCTGCGGGTGAAGGACGTGGACCTGTCGCGCGGCGAGATCGTGATCCGCTCGGGCAAGGGGCAAAAGGATCGGCACACGATGCTGCCGCAGCGTGTGCGGCCGGCATTGCGCGTGCACCTCGAGCGAGCGGCAGCGCAACACGCGAAGGATCTGGCCGCCGGTGCCGGATACGTCGCCTTACCCGACTCGCTACGGCGAAAGCTTGGCGATCGTGCGGCGCGGAGCTGGCCGTGGCAGTGGATATTCCCGGCCACGCGGAGTTACCGTGACCCTGCTACCGGCGAACGTCGGCGACACCACCTGCACGAGAGCGTCCTGCAGCGGGAAGTGACGAACGCGGTGCGTGAGGCGCAAATCGGCAAGCGGGCAACGTGTCACACCTTCCGCCACAGCTTCGCCACGCACCTGTTGGCATCGGGGTCGGACATCCGCACGATTCAGGAGTTGCTTGGGCACCAGGATG is a genomic window containing:
- a CDS encoding integron integrase; this translates as MANGETLLSVLHDRIVAKHYSLRTEEAYAHWVRRYVRFHQRRHPRELGVEQVRDFLTHLARDEQVSASTQNQALAALLFLYREVLGLPIAGAMQHLHAKRPERVPVVMTRDETQRVLQAMRGTTRLMASLMYGSGMRMMECCTLRVKDVDLSRGEIVIRSGKGQKDRHTMLPQRVRPALRVHLERAAAQHAKDLAAGAGYVALPDSLRRKLGDRAARSWPWQWIFPATRSYRDPATGERRRHHLHESVLQREVTNAVREAQIGKRATCHTFRHSFATHLLASGSDIRTIQELLGHQDVRTTMIYTHVLNRGGLGVRSPLDYDGEVGGRG